The DNA window TAAAACCAACTTTTTTATACATTTTAACTGCATAATTTTCTTTTTGAACTGATAATGATATACCATTATAATTAAAAGATTTTAACATTAATATCATTTTTTCTAATAATTTAGCGCCTATACCTAAATTTCTATATTCTTTATAAATTGATATTGATAATGATGGTGTATTATTATCGATATGACCATAATCATTCATTATTCTTACCCAACAACATGCAATAACATTTTCATTTATTATTGCCACCAAAGCCTTATCATGTTCTGAAATGCCAAAATCATGAATATATACTTGTAATTCAGGAATTTTTATTATAGATTTAGGAGGGAGTTTAATTCCTTCTGGAATATAAATTGCTTCATACAAAAAATTACTTAATAAATCATATTCATCTTTTTTCATTTCTCTTATTGTATAATCCATACTTATTCTCCTATACATTATTTATTTTTAATAATTTTATAAATCTATACCTTTATATTAAATTATACCACATTGATATATTATAATAAAAATAAAGAGCCAACATTTTTATCTATTGACTCACTATATCTTTTTTATTTTAAATTTATATTATCAAATTTTTGTGTTTATAAACATAACAAACGAATAAACAAAAGAGCAAGTGTAATGCTTATATACAATTTTATAGGCTATAATTACTATTTATTAATTTATAAAATATTTT is part of the Oceanivirga salmonicida genome and encodes:
- a CDS encoding GNAT family N-acetyltransferase, which gives rise to MDYTIREMKKDEYDLLSNFLYEAIYIPEGIKLPPKSIIKIPELQVYIHDFGISEHDKALVAIINENVIACCWVRIMNDYGHIDNNTPSLSISIYKEYRNLGIGAKLLEKMILMLKSFNYNGISLSVQKENYAVKMYKKVGFNVVRENKDEYIMLYKYKKGV